From Alienimonas californiensis, a single genomic window includes:
- a CDS encoding polysaccharide biosynthesis tyrosine autokinase, with product MPSFAASGSSFPGEDPQAEGYGRGGDGPNAPRSHAVTGYDANGGWGAQSAGGDAATEEGFQLGRLLRRRWWVLLLGLASGLGGGYLYDLYQPPVYQSVAELTVSARRTALPGSEGGGGEPEELAGEALGNYLYRAQTGPLVARAVRERRLDELPAFKGAGSPVGRILKGLEGGQVPGTRVLQLTYSGGSPEETGAVLDAVVATFVEEVREEGQSGIREAIRLISEARDQVLRDLEAAEAAHREFERTSPLVRGPDGQPLNPHAADLLALDRARDELSLELSNLTAEVESIRSSMEVGGRRAALAQMASLKRESAGENPAIAELGFEEQHLDLILQLEEARETKGENHPDIKRLENRVAALRRIEADRAGLQAGPDGTEGPSSFLDLYVAARVERARVLQSQIDKLDERYAETREAAEDVRDAESRERELRDRRNRHADLYAALVADVDQLDLLKDADTVRVTPIVPPGPGRPARAPLIRALAAGGALGLAVAFGLSYLLEQSDRRFTGPAELRAEFGLPLLGHVPEIPPRTLKEGKRIREGVPDAGLSTVLRPKSQLAESYRAVRTGLLSAARNGVKVVQVTSPDRGDGKSTLTANVAVTLGRVGKRTVLVDVDLRRPRVRRMFGLPQVAADNPGVGTAEVIADPDKLDEALVESGQPGLWLLPCAARPDHPAELLSSEAYETFLDVLRQKFDFILLDSPPVLAVSDPAATARLADGVVVVTRLHPRTRRRLGECLDTLDQAGARVLGLVVNAVPAGGEYTREVQGGYYGGYGYGAMAGRDAYYSDEGTSAPAAPALIAATPADGDAATARRSTRTPDAARSR from the coding sequence GTGCCCTCGTTCGCCGCTTCTGGTTCGTCGTTTCCCGGCGAAGACCCGCAGGCTGAGGGATACGGCCGCGGCGGCGACGGTCCGAACGCCCCGCGGTCGCATGCCGTCACCGGTTACGACGCGAACGGCGGCTGGGGCGCCCAGTCGGCGGGCGGAGACGCCGCCACGGAGGAGGGTTTCCAGCTGGGCCGACTGCTCCGCCGACGCTGGTGGGTTCTGCTGCTGGGGCTCGCGTCCGGGCTGGGCGGGGGCTACCTGTACGACCTGTACCAGCCGCCGGTGTATCAGTCCGTGGCGGAACTGACGGTCTCCGCCCGCCGGACGGCGCTGCCGGGGTCCGAGGGCGGCGGGGGCGAACCGGAGGAACTCGCCGGCGAGGCGCTCGGCAACTACCTGTACCGCGCCCAGACCGGGCCGCTGGTGGCCCGGGCGGTCCGCGAGCGGCGCCTGGACGAACTGCCGGCCTTCAAGGGGGCCGGCTCCCCGGTCGGTCGCATCCTCAAGGGGCTGGAGGGCGGGCAGGTGCCCGGCACGCGCGTGCTGCAACTCACCTACAGCGGCGGGAGCCCGGAGGAGACCGGCGCCGTGCTGGACGCCGTCGTCGCGACCTTCGTCGAGGAGGTCCGCGAGGAGGGGCAGTCCGGCATCCGCGAGGCGATCCGGCTGATCAGCGAGGCCCGCGATCAGGTGCTCCGCGACTTGGAGGCCGCCGAGGCCGCCCACCGCGAGTTCGAGCGAACCAGCCCGCTGGTCCGCGGGCCGGACGGCCAGCCGCTCAACCCGCACGCCGCCGACCTGCTCGCGCTGGACCGGGCCCGGGACGAACTGAGCCTGGAACTGTCGAACCTGACCGCGGAGGTGGAGTCCATCCGCTCCTCCATGGAGGTCGGCGGACGGCGGGCGGCGCTGGCCCAGATGGCCTCCCTGAAGCGGGAAAGCGCCGGCGAGAACCCGGCCATCGCCGAGCTGGGCTTCGAGGAGCAACACCTCGACCTCATCCTCCAACTGGAAGAGGCTCGGGAGACGAAGGGGGAGAATCACCCGGACATCAAGCGGCTGGAGAACCGCGTGGCGGCCCTGCGGCGGATCGAGGCGGACCGGGCGGGGTTGCAGGCCGGTCCCGACGGGACGGAGGGGCCGTCGTCGTTCTTGGACCTGTACGTCGCCGCCCGGGTGGAGCGGGCCCGCGTGCTGCAGTCGCAGATCGACAAACTGGACGAGCGGTACGCCGAAACCCGCGAGGCCGCCGAGGACGTACGCGACGCCGAATCGCGCGAGCGGGAGCTGCGCGACCGCCGGAACCGGCACGCCGACCTGTACGCGGCGCTAGTGGCCGACGTGGATCAACTCGACCTGCTGAAGGACGCCGACACCGTCCGCGTCACCCCGATCGTGCCCCCCGGCCCGGGCCGGCCGGCCCGGGCGCCGCTGATCCGGGCGCTCGCCGCCGGCGGGGCGCTGGGGCTGGCGGTCGCGTTCGGCCTCTCTTATCTGCTCGAGCAGTCCGACCGCCGCTTCACCGGCCCGGCGGAACTGCGGGCGGAGTTCGGCCTGCCGCTGCTCGGCCACGTCCCGGAGATCCCGCCCCGGACCCTCAAGGAGGGGAAACGCATTCGGGAGGGCGTGCCGGACGCGGGGCTCTCCACCGTCCTGCGACCGAAAAGCCAGCTGGCGGAGTCCTACCGTGCGGTGCGGACCGGGCTGCTGTCCGCGGCCCGCAACGGCGTGAAGGTCGTGCAGGTGACCAGTCCGGACCGCGGCGACGGTAAGAGCACGTTGACGGCGAACGTCGCCGTGACCCTCGGGCGGGTCGGTAAGAGGACGGTGCTGGTCGACGTGGACCTGCGCCGCCCCCGCGTCCGGCGGATGTTCGGACTGCCCCAGGTCGCCGCGGACAACCCGGGCGTGGGCACTGCGGAGGTGATCGCCGATCCGGACAAGCTGGACGAAGCTCTCGTCGAGAGCGGCCAGCCTGGCCTATGGCTGCTCCCCTGCGCCGCCCGGCCGGATCACCCGGCGGAGCTGCTCAGCAGCGAGGCCTACGAAACGTTCCTGGATGTGCTCCGCCAGAAGTTCGATTTCATCCTGCTGGACAGCCCCCCGGTGCTGGCGGTGTCCGACCCCGCGGCGACGGCCCGACTGGCGGACGGCGTGGTGGTCGTGACCCGGTTGCACCCCCGCACCCGGCGCCGGTTGGGCGAGTGCCTCGACACGCTGGATCAGGCCGGCGCCCGGGTGCTGGGCCTGGTGGTGAACGCCGTGCCGGCCGGCGGCGAGTACACCCGCGAGGTGCAGGGGGGGTACTACGGCGGTTACGGGTACGGGGCGATGGCGGGCCGCGACGCCTACTACTCCGACGAGGGAACCAGTGCCCCCGCCGCCCCGGCCCTCATCGCCGCGACGCCGGCCGACGGGGACGCCGCGACCGCCCGCAGGTCGACCCGGACGCCGGACGCCGCCCGCTCGCGGTGA
- a CDS encoding O-antigen ligase family protein, producing the protein MPSPDPVDPPALAPAAPDAGAAAGSRPIGRDFIRRADAAGAARRAALQRRRVPRRSDPVPPVRKASSRKPTPAEAPPGLLPSLAAAAAVAAVASAPWLDGRWGAWQLAAVTGGAALVVAAFAVREWAGRTTGALALPAALAPLAGLLALGIVQALSPTGGGDLETAAGTLAPHWTPVTVCRPSTRQTASWLAAGLAILFLAAQAGRFAAGRRVIWWGVAGTACAFAVVGVLGRIGRAADWGLVASLEGDAGLTGAFFAGFNRNHAAQLLNVGLAAALALLARGGGKTAWACGATIAAGLLVTGSRGGLAAAPLGLLLSAAALAAFVRPREGESPAAGPVGDGRGAPRAVRFSLIGAGVATAGALLSLWGLGVEGTVLGRWEGTRDRGVWESLRERREHWADAVRVAGDLPLFGAGLGTHRYATPPYLTRPNPAWFTHADNQYVELLVEGGAVGVALLIAAAGTLVWGVRRAGRAGAADAVAAAAFAAAALGVQGGFDYGITRAPVWLAATALFGAAVAAGSTGVAAGRETTNGTRFLAVGVAGATALVGGWAAWETARAAPATIYREPNLLVADPAGWSAAEVEAEVARLEAALAARPDDAEAGVALARLQIRQYRDAAAEALAADPAAADLTPSQLDRLTDPGLGALLALGPGGGERLATLRADERVRRYLRPAYGRLLAARRVCPFIPRLDLNLARLAWTEPSADPTGERFLTALRRNFPADVPAQIAAARRADRLGLTATANAGWAAVLAMQPERAAEVASGLAAADERATRDPVLAAALAADGATLGVAGRFRGLLPEDLAAQIAVADAAAAVDAGLASLVADAALAAADADGPPLPANVRAAALRLTRRDAEAVAALEEHLAVQSRDREARVRLIDWLITDRRPDDAADQLAILNALEPDSGAVRSLSARLDRVREAERRAGRSSGRESDSTKDGGGARREGRGVLKGADRRP; encoded by the coding sequence TTGCCCAGCCCCGACCCGGTGGACCCGCCCGCCTTGGCCCCCGCCGCGCCTGACGCCGGCGCCGCCGCCGGTTCACGGCCGATCGGTCGGGACTTCATCCGCCGCGCGGACGCGGCCGGCGCCGCCCGCCGGGCGGCGCTCCAGCGGCGCCGCGTCCCCCGTCGGTCGGACCCGGTCCCGCCGGTGCGGAAGGCTTCGTCCCGGAAACCCACGCCGGCCGAGGCCCCGCCGGGTTTGCTCCCCTCGCTGGCGGCGGCGGCGGCGGTCGCCGCGGTGGCCTCGGCACCGTGGCTCGACGGCCGTTGGGGCGCCTGGCAACTTGCCGCCGTGACCGGCGGAGCGGCCCTCGTCGTTGCCGCCTTCGCGGTGCGAGAGTGGGCCGGACGGACGACCGGCGCCTTGGCGTTGCCGGCGGCGCTCGCCCCGCTGGCAGGTTTGTTGGCGCTGGGCATCGTGCAGGCGCTGTCGCCGACGGGCGGGGGGGACCTCGAAACCGCCGCCGGCACTCTTGCGCCGCATTGGACGCCGGTGACGGTTTGCCGGCCTTCCACCCGCCAGACCGCCTCGTGGCTCGCCGCGGGGTTGGCGATTCTGTTTCTCGCCGCTCAGGCCGGACGGTTCGCGGCGGGGCGGCGGGTGATCTGGTGGGGCGTGGCGGGCACGGCCTGCGCCTTCGCGGTCGTCGGCGTGCTGGGTCGGATCGGCCGGGCCGCGGACTGGGGGCTCGTCGCTTCGCTGGAGGGCGACGCGGGGCTGACGGGGGCGTTCTTTGCCGGTTTCAACCGCAATCACGCCGCCCAACTGCTGAACGTCGGCTTGGCGGCGGCGCTGGCGCTGCTGGCCCGCGGGGGCGGAAAGACGGCGTGGGCCTGCGGGGCGACGATCGCCGCGGGGCTGCTCGTCACGGGCAGCCGGGGCGGGCTGGCCGCGGCGCCGCTCGGTCTGCTGCTGAGCGCCGCGGCGCTCGCGGCCTTCGTTCGCCCCCGTGAGGGAGAATCGCCCGCGGCCGGCCCCGTCGGGGACGGCCGCGGGGCGCCGCGGGCGGTGCGGTTCAGCCTAATCGGGGCGGGGGTGGCGACGGCGGGGGCGCTGCTGTCGCTGTGGGGCCTCGGCGTGGAGGGCACCGTGCTGGGCCGGTGGGAGGGCACCCGCGATCGCGGCGTGTGGGAATCCCTGCGGGAGCGCCGGGAGCACTGGGCGGACGCGGTCCGCGTCGCCGGCGATCTGCCGCTGTTCGGCGCCGGCCTCGGCACGCACCGGTACGCGACGCCGCCCTACCTCACCCGGCCGAACCCCGCCTGGTTCACCCACGCGGACAATCAGTACGTCGAACTGCTGGTCGAGGGCGGCGCCGTCGGCGTCGCACTGCTGATCGCGGCGGCGGGGACGTTGGTCTGGGGCGTGCGGCGGGCGGGACGGGCCGGGGCGGCGGACGCCGTCGCCGCGGCGGCCTTCGCCGCCGCGGCGCTGGGGGTGCAGGGCGGGTTCGACTACGGCATTACCCGCGCGCCGGTCTGGCTGGCGGCGACGGCGCTGTTCGGCGCCGCGGTGGCAGCCGGTTCGACCGGCGTTGCGGCCGGTCGGGAGACGACGAACGGGACCCGGTTCCTCGCCGTCGGGGTCGCCGGGGCGACGGCCCTCGTCGGCGGGTGGGCGGCGTGGGAGACGGCCCGGGCGGCACCGGCGACCATCTATCGGGAGCCGAACCTGCTCGTCGCCGATCCGGCCGGCTGGAGCGCCGCGGAGGTCGAGGCGGAAGTCGCCCGGTTGGAAGCGGCGCTGGCCGCCCGACCGGACGACGCCGAAGCCGGCGTCGCCCTGGCCCGACTGCAAATCAGGCAGTACCGCGACGCCGCCGCGGAGGCGCTGGCGGCCGACCCGGCCGCCGCGGACCTGACCCCGTCCCAACTCGATCGCCTGACCGATCCCGGCCTGGGCGCCCTGCTGGCGCTGGGGCCGGGGGGCGGGGAGCGACTGGCGACTCTGCGGGCGGACGAGCGGGTCCGTCGGTACCTCCGGCCGGCGTACGGTCGGTTGCTCGCGGCCCGACGGGTCTGCCCGTTCATCCCTCGGCTGGACCTGAACCTCGCCCGCCTCGCCTGGACGGAGCCGTCGGCGGACCCGACTGGCGAGCGGTTCCTCACGGCTCTGCGACGCAACTTTCCCGCCGACGTGCCGGCCCAGATCGCCGCCGCCCGGCGGGCCGATCGACTGGGGCTGACGGCGACCGCGAACGCCGGCTGGGCCGCCGTCCTCGCCATGCAGCCGGAGCGGGCCGCAGAGGTCGCTTCTGGATTGGCGGCGGCGGACGAGCGGGCGACGCGCGACCCGGTTCTGGCGGCGGCGCTGGCGGCGGACGGCGCCACGCTCGGCGTGGCAGGGCGGTTCCGCGGATTGCTGCCGGAGGATCTCGCCGCCCAGATCGCCGTCGCGGACGCGGCGGCGGCGGTCGACGCCGGGCTGGCTTCGCTCGTCGCCGACGCCGCCCTCGCCGCGGCGGATGCGGACGGGCCGCCCCTGCCGGCGAACGTGCGGGCGGCCGCCCTGCGGCTGACGCGACGCGACGCGGAGGCAGTCGCGGCGCTGGAGGAGCACCTCGCCGTGCAGTCGCGGGACCGCGAGGCCCGGGTGCGGCTGATTGACTGGCTGATCACCGACCGGCGACCGGACGACGCCGCGGACCAACTCGCGATCCTCAACGCCCTGGAGCCGGACTCGGGGGCGGTGCGGTCGCTGTCGGCACGGCTCGACCGGGTCCGCGAGGCCGAGCGCCGGGCGGGGCGGTCGTCCGGTCGTGAGTCCGATTCGACGAAAGACGGGGGCGGGGCAAGACGGGAGGGTCGGGGCGTCTTGAAGGGGGCCGACCGCCGGCCGTAG
- a CDS encoding carboxypeptidase-like regulatory domain-containing protein, which yields MIFTRTSLLLAAVLLVGGSAVAQEPALPEAPALDLSDNAAFDDPVGADLFDEPAEPADVAEPAPPANRGVRVPLVASGEGDGVRPSVRLVRHGAVVATGLLGTDGSLESGSVPPGVYSVIGVAGEAMAIFSQKIEAEPLSEDASSVRLLAPPSDRALALAILARRFPEQFGAAAGPVSPAAASAAPAPVAPAAAVEPADLPANVAAGGQEPVFRPAALRTALLGGTPAGAEGLARMFDADGLLQPLPGAEIFLIRNGDQVASLTADGEGRYRLPKDLEPGLYTHVMVSSPASALPGDATGTPLYGASVVGLNVVKERPVVQQNVDGPFRTVVRRVLKQAPIGPPGADPDDFAVIGPPLPPGPPGPLAGGPVGGGGGAAGGGGGGALGGSLLPLAIGIGGGLAIGLNNGDDDDDVQRVFVPAPRAATPQAP from the coding sequence ATGATCTTCACCCGCACGTCGCTCTTGCTGGCGGCGGTTCTCCTGGTCGGCGGATCCGCCGTCGCCCAGGAGCCCGCCCTCCCCGAGGCGCCCGCGTTGGATTTGTCCGACAACGCCGCCTTCGACGACCCGGTCGGCGCCGACCTCTTCGACGAGCCGGCCGAACCGGCCGACGTCGCCGAACCGGCCCCGCCTGCGAACCGCGGCGTGCGGGTGCCGCTGGTGGCGTCCGGCGAGGGCGACGGCGTCCGGCCGTCGGTGCGACTGGTCCGTCACGGAGCCGTCGTCGCCACCGGCCTGCTGGGGACGGACGGCTCGCTGGAGAGCGGTTCGGTCCCGCCGGGCGTTTACAGCGTGATCGGCGTCGCCGGCGAGGCGATGGCGATCTTCTCCCAGAAGATTGAGGCGGAGCCGCTGTCTGAGGACGCCTCCTCGGTCCGCCTGCTGGCCCCGCCGTCCGACCGGGCGCTGGCGCTGGCGATCCTCGCCCGTCGGTTCCCGGAACAGTTCGGCGCCGCCGCCGGCCCGGTCTCGCCCGCCGCGGCGTCCGCCGCCCCGGCTCCCGTCGCCCCGGCCGCGGCTGTCGAGCCGGCGGACCTGCCCGCGAACGTGGCCGCCGGCGGCCAAGAGCCCGTCTTCCGCCCCGCAGCGTTGCGGACCGCCCTCCTTGGCGGCACGCCCGCTGGCGCCGAGGGCCTCGCCCGGATGTTCGACGCCGACGGCCTCCTCCAGCCGCTTCCGGGCGCCGAGATTTTCCTGATCCGCAATGGGGACCAGGTCGCCTCCCTGACCGCCGACGGCGAGGGCCGCTACCGGCTGCCGAAGGATCTGGAGCCGGGCCTGTACACGCACGTGATGGTCAGTTCCCCCGCCTCGGCGCTGCCCGGCGACGCGACCGGCACGCCGCTGTACGGGGCGAGCGTGGTCGGCCTGAACGTGGTGAAGGAACGGCCCGTGGTGCAGCAGAACGTCGACGGTCCGTTCCGGACGGTCGTCCGCCGCGTGCTCAAGCAGGCGCCGATCGGCCCGCCGGGGGCGGATCCGGACGACTTCGCCGTCATCGGCCCGCCGCTTCCCCCCGGCCCCCCCGGTCCCCTCGCTGGCGGGCCGGTTGGCGGCGGCGGCGGGGCCGCGGGCGGCGGCGGGGGAGGGGCGCTCGGCGGGTCATTGCTGCCGTTGGCCATCGGCATCGGCGGCGGCCTGGCCATCGGGCTGAACAACGGGGATGACGACGACGACGTCCAGCGCGTCTTCGTCCCCGCCCCCCGGGCGGCCACTCCCCAGGCCCCGTAG
- the xrtU gene encoding exosortase U has product MPTFPAPASVRLAGSVIAVRPARRPRGATFAAGAAALAGLLALGPLLAEIVVRLWTSPRFEHAPLIWLAAAALGGWRLRESLVARQEEPVELGEPAASPRPWAEAVLWLLALLPTTAAILLGSGWLALTAAFLVVPAATYSAGGGATLRPILPAWAVLWTTLPPPFHTDADLVLRLQGLAAKLASAALDMLGRRHLPAGVTVELPGRSYFVEEACSGVNSLYALLAVAALGLAWGRRSWWRWLIVLPAAVGWAVAANAARVTAAVELSAGLGWPVAEGFGHDLLGMLTFAAAGLLTLSVDALLRFAVPPAEAVPAELDEPNAPLAPSADPPPPPLAAEPATERRPVPRAAAWGAAAVAFGLLAGWRLAVGPAVDVAAVPASTLLTPAALKPVGEDSLPAEWNGWRRGEFRTVTRDRDHLDGPFSAQWVYRRGPLEATISMDGPFAEGWHDLRTCYTAGGWACTDAVDRVVTSAEEEEGGSEADGDVITRLDLAQPLGRRGVVFFTSYAVDDDANLGADLAARTGSSWTRRFEAFRDRSAPDAGHAAAEPAYQVQVLASGYRTLSDEEKEAVEALFHAMRRRLAALPRDAAPPRESASRRTAAD; this is encoded by the coding sequence ATGCCGACCTTCCCCGCCCCCGCGTCCGTCCGTTTGGCAGGCTCCGTGATCGCCGTTCGTCCCGCCCGCCGCCCCCGCGGCGCGACGTTCGCGGCGGGGGCCGCGGCGTTGGCGGGGCTGCTCGCGCTCGGGCCGCTGCTGGCGGAGATCGTCGTCCGGCTGTGGACCAGCCCGCGGTTCGAGCACGCCCCGCTGATCTGGCTCGCCGCCGCGGCGCTCGGCGGCTGGCGGCTGCGGGAATCCCTCGTCGCTCGGCAGGAGGAACCCGTCGAACTCGGCGAACCCGCCGCGTCGCCGCGGCCCTGGGCGGAGGCCGTCCTCTGGCTCCTCGCCCTGCTGCCGACAACCGCGGCGATTCTGCTGGGCAGCGGCTGGCTCGCCCTGACGGCGGCGTTCCTCGTGGTCCCGGCGGCGACGTACTCGGCTGGCGGCGGAGCGACGCTGCGGCCGATCCTGCCGGCGTGGGCCGTGCTGTGGACGACCCTCCCCCCGCCCTTTCACACCGACGCCGACCTCGTCCTGCGGCTCCAGGGGCTCGCGGCGAAGCTGGCCAGCGCGGCGCTGGACATGCTCGGCCGGCGGCACCTGCCGGCGGGGGTGACGGTCGAACTGCCGGGGCGAAGCTACTTCGTGGAGGAGGCGTGCAGCGGGGTGAACAGCCTCTACGCCCTGCTGGCCGTCGCGGCGCTGGGGCTGGCGTGGGGCCGGCGGAGTTGGTGGCGCTGGCTGATCGTGCTGCCCGCGGCGGTGGGCTGGGCGGTGGCGGCGAACGCGGCCCGGGTGACGGCGGCGGTGGAGTTGTCCGCGGGCCTCGGCTGGCCGGTCGCGGAGGGCTTCGGCCACGATCTGCTGGGCATGCTGACCTTCGCCGCCGCCGGGCTACTGACCCTCAGCGTGGACGCTCTGCTGCGGTTCGCGGTGCCCCCGGCGGAGGCGGTTCCGGCCGAGTTGGACGAACCGAACGCCCCGCTCGCCCCGTCCGCCGATCCGCCGCCCCCGCCGCTGGCGGCGGAGCCGGCGACCGAGCGCCGCCCGGTCCCCCGTGCGGCGGCGTGGGGGGCGGCGGCGGTCGCCTTCGGGCTGCTCGCCGGCTGGCGGCTGGCGGTCGGTCCGGCGGTCGACGTGGCGGCAGTGCCGGCCTCGACCCTGCTCACACCCGCGGCGCTGAAGCCGGTGGGCGAAGACTCCTTGCCCGCCGAGTGGAACGGCTGGCGGCGAGGGGAGTTTCGCACCGTCACCCGCGATCGGGACCACCTCGACGGGCCGTTCTCCGCCCAATGGGTCTACCGCCGCGGTCCGCTGGAGGCGACGATCTCGATGGACGGTCCCTTCGCCGAGGGCTGGCACGACCTGCGCACCTGCTACACCGCCGGCGGCTGGGCCTGCACCGACGCCGTTGATCGCGTCGTGACGTCTGCTGAGGAGGAAGAAGGCGGGAGCGAAGCTGACGGCGACGTGATCACCCGGCTGGACCTCGCCCAACCGCTGGGGCGGCGGGGGGTGGTGTTCTTCACGTCTTATGCGGTGGACGACGACGCGAACCTGGGGGCGGACCTCGCCGCCCGGACCGGGTCGAGTTGGACGCGGCGGTTCGAGGCGTTTCGAGACCGCTCCGCCCCGGACGCAGGGCACGCCGCCGCGGAGCCGGCCTACCAAGTGCAGGTTCTGGCCTCCGGCTACCGCACGTTGAGCGACGAGGAAAAGGAGGCCGTGGAGGCCCTGTTCCACGCGATGCGCCGTCGCCTCGCTGCCCTGCCCCGCGACGCCGCTCCGCCCCGCGAGTCCGCCTCCCGTAGGACGGCCGCCGACTGA
- a CDS encoding tetratricopeptide repeat protein translates to MFRRDFHDDVDAPTRRRLDPTGLLRAPAALGRGIGHGSAVLWAGLRGRLAGGGRRSPWTLLAGLPALLAAAGLAAFLVAARQQKDDLRGAYAAAADRAAAAGETDAAVLHRRRLGQLGDGDAAARFRLAQALAAAGRDAEARDVLTGLLASADGPGHAPAHLLLASRLLTFEEPDAENPEGGNAEGSSAPPSEAERAARRSEALRHLAAARRAAPADKTVALRIAELSMQAGDADAAATTFEEIAPSTPVVWPDLVRVYAAQGRTAEAAAAAAEAVPVLRGRLKRDPLDLDSRLRLTDALARTGNFTAAEAVLTDGLPLHPSAAIPQRLAELHVAEYDRAARRARPPAERLALLGKALGRHPRSAEALVRLIAFSGAAGSTDDGEPPPVVAEARELLERTLASGEVPALAHFALGVNALAAGDRADGLFHFERAHALDPSLAAAANNLAFLYFKADPPQPERALGLADAAVAAAPANAHCHETRGQILAALDRPADALAALERAMALGLKNDPKVRAAVADLYDELNQPALARRFREPAPDETPGGTTAERANADGADAGS, encoded by the coding sequence ATGTTCCGCCGCGACTTTCACGACGACGTCGACGCCCCGACGCGGCGCCGGCTCGACCCCACGGGGCTGCTGCGGGCGCCCGCGGCGCTGGGGCGGGGAATCGGCCACGGGTCGGCCGTGCTCTGGGCGGGCCTGCGGGGGCGGCTGGCCGGCGGAGGGCGGCGGAGCCCGTGGACGTTGCTCGCCGGGCTGCCGGCACTGCTGGCGGCGGCGGGGCTGGCGGCGTTTCTCGTCGCGGCCCGGCAGCAGAAGGACGATCTGCGGGGGGCCTACGCCGCCGCCGCGGACCGGGCGGCGGCGGCGGGGGAGACCGACGCCGCCGTGCTGCACCGGCGGCGCCTCGGCCAACTGGGGGACGGCGACGCCGCCGCCCGGTTCCGCCTCGCCCAGGCCCTCGCCGCGGCCGGCCGCGACGCCGAAGCCCGCGACGTGCTGACGGGCCTGCTGGCGTCGGCTGACGGCCCCGGCCACGCCCCGGCCCACCTGCTCCTCGCCAGTCGCCTGCTGACGTTCGAGGAGCCTGACGCCGAGAACCCCGAGGGGGGAAACGCCGAGGGATCGAGCGCACCGCCGTCGGAGGCGGAACGGGCCGCCCGCCGGTCCGAGGCGCTGCGGCACCTGGCGGCGGCCCGGCGGGCGGCCCCCGCGGACAAGACCGTCGCCCTGCGGATCGCCGAGTTATCGATGCAGGCCGGCGACGCCGACGCCGCCGCGACGACATTCGAGGAGATCGCCCCCTCCACGCCCGTGGTCTGGCCGGATCTGGTGCGGGTCTACGCCGCTCAGGGCCGCACCGCCGAGGCCGCCGCCGCCGCCGCGGAGGCCGTGCCGGTGTTGCGGGGACGGCTCAAACGCGACCCGCTGGATCTGGACAGTCGCCTGCGGCTGACCGACGCCCTCGCCCGCACCGGGAACTTCACCGCCGCCGAGGCGGTTCTGACCGACGGCCTCCCCCTGCACCCGAGCGCGGCGATCCCGCAGCGACTCGCGGAGTTGCACGTCGCCGAGTACGACCGCGCCGCCCGCCGGGCCCGCCCGCCGGCGGAGCGGCTGGCCCTGCTGGGCAAGGCGCTGGGCCGCCATCCGCGTTCGGCCGAGGCGCTGGTCCGGCTGATCGCCTTCAGCGGCGCCGCCGGCTCCACAGACGACGGCGAACCCCCGCCCGTCGTCGCCGAGGCCCGGGAACTGTTGGAACGCACGCTCGCCAGCGGGGAGGTGCCCGCCCTCGCCCACTTCGCCCTCGGGGTGAACGCCCTGGCGGCGGGCGACCGGGCGGACGGTCTGTTCCACTTCGAGCGGGCCCACGCCCTCGACCCGTCGCTGGCCGCGGCGGCGAACAACCTCGCCTTCCTCTACTTCAAAGCCGATCCTCCCCAGCCGGAGCGGGCGCTGGGCCTGGCGGACGCCGCCGTCGCCGCCGCCCCGGCGAACGCCCACTGCCACGAAACGCGGGGCCAGATCCTCGCGGCGCTGGACCGCCCCGCCGATGCCCTCGCCGCCCTGGAACGCGCGATGGCGCTGGGATTGAAGAACGATCCGAAGGTGCGGGCCGCCGTCGCCGACCTGTACGACGAACTCAACCAACCCGCCCTCGCCCGCCGCTTCCGTGAACCGGCCCCGGACGAAACGCCCGGCGGGACGACCGCCGAACGGGCGAACGCCGACGGGGCCGACGCCGGCTCCTGA